Proteins found in one Mucilaginibacter gracilis genomic segment:
- a CDS encoding cobalamin-binding protein, protein MTNRNIISLLPAATEIVCALGLEQNLVGRSHECDYPLSIQNLPVCSQAKFMPGSSSQQIDRQVKEILSDALSIYTVNKELIKQLKPDVVITQAQCEVCAVTLKDVELALENLLDKDASIISLQPNTLADIITDIKLIADALDAAPEAELLIERLNERIDIVKHKIKFIADKPTVACVEWIEPLMLAGNWTPELIDIAGGQSVLAEKGKHSPFVQWEAIQQQDPDIIIVAPCGFAMERTMREMSLLLALPGFAEMKAVKNNRLYIADGNQYFNRSGPRIVDTVEILAEIINPKQFIFGYEGEGWIKFSV, encoded by the coding sequence ATGACAAACCGTAATATTATTTCGCTTTTACCCGCAGCTACCGAAATTGTTTGCGCCCTGGGGCTGGAGCAAAACCTGGTGGGCCGCTCGCACGAATGCGACTATCCCTTATCCATTCAAAATTTGCCGGTATGCAGCCAGGCTAAATTTATGCCCGGCTCAAGCAGCCAGCAAATTGACAGGCAGGTAAAAGAGATACTGAGCGATGCTTTATCCATCTACACCGTAAATAAGGAGTTAATTAAACAACTAAAACCCGATGTGGTAATAACGCAGGCGCAGTGCGAGGTTTGTGCAGTAACCCTTAAAGACGTAGAACTTGCCTTAGAAAATTTGCTTGATAAAGATGCAAGTATCATATCGTTACAACCCAATACGCTTGCCGATATAATTACCGATATAAAATTAATTGCTGACGCCCTGGATGCAGCCCCGGAAGCTGAACTTTTAATTGAGAGGCTTAACGAGCGCATTGATATTGTTAAGCATAAAATTAAATTTATTGCCGATAAACCAACGGTAGCCTGCGTAGAGTGGATTGAACCCTTAATGTTAGCCGGAAACTGGACACCCGAACTGATTGATATTGCAGGAGGCCAGTCTGTTTTAGCCGAAAAAGGCAAGCACTCGCCATTTGTGCAATGGGAGGCAATACAACAACAAGACCCTGATATTATAATAGTTGCGCCATGCGGTTTTGCTATGGAACGCACCATGAGGGAGATGAGCCTGCTTTTAGCTTTACCTGGCTTCGCCGAAATGAAAGCCGTTAAAAACAACCGTTTATATATTGCCGATGGTAACCAGTATTTTAACCGCTCGGGCCCGCGCATTGTGGATACTGTAGAGATACTGGCCGAAATTATTAACCCCAAACAATTTATATTTGGTTACGAGGGCGAAGGCTGGATAAAGTTTTCGGTTTAA
- a CDS encoding TonB-dependent receptor, which yields MASLTAAAQKRDTSRADTSHHLNQVTVRGYLSEQLLLNIPASASVLNNGQLSLQSGNSLVNILNTVPGVRMEERSPGSYRLAIRGSLLRSPFGVRDVKIYFDEIPLTDAGGNTYLNAIDVNSINSIEILKGPDGSLFGANSGGVVLINPVDKHAHSNTVSLGINGGSFGLLHQTASVQNKTGNNTLNIGEAYQNYNGYRQNSSMQRKYFQLINQLNYAGSHQLRAIAFYSDMNYQTPGGLTLAQFQTNPQDARLATKATPSAQDLKAAVYSKMLFGGLVNNMRLTPTLRNVFSIFGTHVNFTNPSFTTYEQRAENTIGLRTYFELSGKPKQNFTWKLNLGGEWQQTNSDIGNYGNNHGNKDTTQTQDYIHTIQSFIFTRFEGHINQKLTIEAALSLNNYQYQFQNLYPLAQTGFIKRPFNAELMPRLAASYQITNNLIWRSSVSRGYSTPTTAEVRPTDHTINPLLQAQDGYNYETGFRLRDKSERFLLDASVFYYRLNNAIIQQMHPDGSTYYINAGGTNQPGLEVYFTGWLLRQKAIGFLRGLQFNQSYTYSQFTFRDYSNATTSFSGNNLTGVPKNNLVSSVYALLPQRFYVFTQYSFTDKAPLNDANTVYASSYHLLQAKAGWLLLIGQSQFNLYAGADNLLNQRYSLGNDLNAAAARYYNPAPSRNYFVGVNAKF from the coding sequence ATGGCAAGTTTAACAGCCGCTGCCCAAAAGCGCGATACCAGCCGTGCAGACACCAGCCACCACCTAAACCAGGTAACCGTTAGGGGTTACCTTTCGGAGCAATTGTTGCTTAATATACCTGCATCGGCAAGCGTTTTAAATAACGGGCAATTAAGCTTGCAATCCGGCAATTCGTTGGTCAATATCCTCAATACTGTGCCGGGTGTGCGCATGGAAGAACGTTCGCCGGGAAGTTACCGGCTGGCTATTCGTGGCAGTTTGCTGCGCTCCCCGTTCGGTGTACGCGATGTTAAAATTTACTTTGACGAAATACCCTTAACCGATGCCGGCGGTAATACCTATTTAAACGCCATTGATGTAAACAGTATTAACAGCATAGAAATACTAAAAGGGCCCGACGGTAGTTTATTTGGCGCCAACTCCGGCGGTGTTGTTTTAATAAATCCAGTTGATAAGCATGCCCATAGTAATACGGTTAGCCTTGGTATTAATGGTGGCTCGTTTGGTTTGCTGCATCAAACGGCGTCCGTTCAAAACAAAACCGGAAACAATACGCTTAATATTGGCGAAGCATATCAAAATTACAATGGCTACCGGCAAAACAGCAGTATGCAACGCAAGTATTTCCAGCTTATTAATCAGCTTAATTATGCGGGCAGTCACCAGTTACGGGCAATTGCATTTTATTCGGATATGAATTATCAAACTCCCGGAGGGCTCACGCTGGCGCAATTTCAAACCAACCCGCAGGATGCACGGCTGGCCACCAAAGCAACGCCGTCCGCACAGGATTTAAAAGCTGCTGTTTATAGTAAAATGTTGTTTGGTGGTTTAGTAAATAATATGCGGCTAACCCCAACGCTACGCAATGTATTTTCTATTTTTGGCACCCACGTTAACTTTACAAACCCATCGTTCACCACATATGAGCAACGGGCCGAAAACACAATTGGTCTGCGCACTTATTTTGAACTATCGGGCAAACCTAAACAAAACTTTACCTGGAAATTGAACCTGGGCGGCGAATGGCAACAAACCAATTCGGACATAGGCAACTACGGAAACAACCACGGCAATAAAGACACCACGCAAACGCAGGACTATATCCATACCATACAGAGTTTTATTTTTACCCGTTTTGAGGGCCACATCAATCAAAAACTCACTATCGAGGCCGCCCTTAGCCTTAATAATTACCAGTACCAGTTTCAAAACCTGTACCCGCTTGCACAAACCGGTTTTATTAAAAGGCCGTTTAATGCCGAGCTAATGCCGAGGCTGGCAGCATCTTACCAAATAACCAATAATTTGATATGGCGCTCATCCGTAAGCCGCGGTTACTCCACCCCTACCACCGCAGAAGTTAGGCCAACCGACCATACCATAAACCCGCTGCTACAAGCCCAGGATGGTTATAATTACGAAACAGGTTTTAGGCTGCGCGATAAAAGCGAACGCTTTTTGCTGGATGCTTCGGTATTTTATTACCGGCTCAATAACGCCATTATTCAGCAAATGCACCCCGATGGCTCAACGTATTATATTAATGCAGGTGGCACCAACCAGCCAGGCCTGGAGGTTTATTTTACGGGTTGGCTACTCAGGCAAAAAGCTATTGGTTTTTTGCGGGGATTACAATTTAACCAAAGCTACACTTACAGCCAATTCACCTTTCGGGATTATAGCAATGCAACAACAAGTTTTTCGGGCAATAACTTAACCGGAGTACCAAAAAACAACTTAGTAAGCAGTGTATATGCCTTGCTTCCGCAGCGTTTTTATGTATTTACACAGTATAGCTTTACCGATAAAGCACCGCTTAACGACGCTAATACCGTTTATGCATCAAGCTATCATTTACTGCAAGCAAAGGCAGGTTGGTTACTGCTGATAGGCCAATCACAATTTAACTTATACGCCGGGGCCGATAACTTGCTAAACCAGCGGTATAGCCTGGGCAATGATTTGAACGCGGCAGCAGCCCGGTATTATAACCCCGCGCCTTCGCGAAATTATTTTGTAGGCGTTAATGCTAAGTTTTAA